Proteins from one Cotesia glomerata isolate CgM1 unplaced genomic scaffold, MPM_Cglom_v2.3 scaffold_2314, whole genome shotgun sequence genomic window:
- the LOC123274135 gene encoding ATP-dependent DNA helicase pif1-like translates to MSGKTLLQFGLHSPIRDERFIVTNRQYLRELAYDTVYLTKVVAENVPKLNLEQKKVYNEILNSIISDSGQLYFLDAPGGTGKTFLINSLLTKIRSEKNIAIAVASSGIAATLINGGKTAHSAFKLPLNLGYSESPLCNISKQSDMAHVLREAKIIIWDECTMAHKNGIEALNRLLQDIRGCDRIMGGVIVLLVGDFRQTLPVVPRGTRTDEVKACIESSILWPLVKVLSLTINMRVHLQPNSKAEEFSKILIDIGDGKIPEEDERINVSYINCETVPDLITLTDKIYPNIDKAGDNCSSWLKERAILTPTNEQVN, encoded by the coding sequence ATGTCTGGAAAAACACTTCTTCAGTTCGGTCTCCACTCTCCAATCCGAGATGAAAGGTTTATTGTCACTAATCGTCAATATTTGCGTGAATTGGCTTACGACACCGTCTATTTAACTAAAGTTGTAGCAGAAAATGTTCCTAAATTAAATCTAGAACAGAAAAAAGTttacaatgaaattttaaattcaattatatcTGATTCTGGGCAGTTGTATTTTCTTGATGCTCCAGGTGGCACTGGAAAAACGTTTTTAATCAATTCACTGCTTACGAAAATCAGGAGTGAAAAAAACATCGCTATAGCCGTTGCTTCTTCAGGAATTGCTGCGACTTTGATAAACGGAGGTAAAACAGCTCACTCTGCCTTTAAACTACCTCTCAATTTAGGTTATTCTGAGTCTCCACTTTGTAACATCTCTAAACAGAGTGATATGGCTCATGTGCTGAGAGaagcaaaaattattatctgggACGAGTGCACTATGGCTCACAAAAATGGTATTGAAGCTCTAAACAGATTGCTCCAAGACATTAGAGGTTGCGACCGAATTATGGGAGGAGTAATTGTTCTCTTGGTCGGTGATTTTAGACAAACTTTGCCTGTTGTGCCACGAGGAACACGTACAGATGAAGTTAAAGCCTGTATCGAGTCATCAATTTTATGGCCTTTGGTCAAAGTTCTATCTTTGACCATCAATATGCGTGTTCATCTTCAGCCAAATTCGAAAGCAGAagagttttcaaaaatattgattgatatAGGTGATGGCAAAATTCCGGAAGAAGACGAAAGAATAAACGTGTCCTATATTAATTGTGAAACTGTCCCAGATTTAATCACCTTGACTGACAAAATATACCCGAATATTGACAAAGCTGGGGACAATTGTAGTTCATGGTTAAAGGAGAGAGCCATCCTCACACCAACCAATGAACAAGTCAATT